A window of Kribbella sp. NBC_00382 genomic DNA:
GACGCGTCGAGGGTGTCGCGGGATTCGCCGGCCTCCCAGACGTGCTTGCTGTCGTTGGTGATCGAGCGTTCTACGGTCGTGCGGATGCGCCCGGCCGACGTGTCGACGTACCCGCTGATCTTGAGCGATCGGGATGCCTTCATCACGACGGATCCGGCGGCGTTCGGCTCGCCGGTGACGTTGTCGGTCTTGGTCAGCGGCGATACGGCGTACGAGGTGAGCTTGCCGTGGGTCTGCTTCGAGTGCGCGTCGGTCCAGACGTGCAGGTTGGGCACCGTGAACCAGCCGCTCTGCCCGGCCGGTACGCCGACCACGTGGACGCGGAACTCGTGCGGCTTGCCGTCGCTGACCAGGCCGGCGAACGGGGTCAGGTCGTACGTCAGCGGCTTGATGTCGAAGGCGCGCGGCGCGGGGGAGGGGCGCCACTCGTACGGGTTCGACCAGCCGCCGGTGTAGATGTACGGGTACGGCAGGGCGATACCGGCTGTCTTGCCGTCGATCTGTACTTCGACCTCACGGTACGGCGAACCGTCCGGGCACGAGTAGCCCGTCTCGACGGGTGCCGAGGTGTCCCAGAACTCCTCACAGCCGCCGCCGGAGCCGGTGACGTAGACCTCACCGAGCAGGCGAGACGTGTTGCGCGGGAGGGTCGCAGTACCGACCAGGTCGGAGTCTTCGCGGCGCTGGTCGGTGAGGGGGAGGACGGCGTTCGCAGTACGGGCCGCTGGGGCGCCGTGGCCGGTTGTGTAGAAGTCGAGCGTGACGACGATGTCGAGGACGCCGGTGTAGGTCTGGTCGACGACGTTGCCGAGCTCCATCACGACCGGCTGGGTGGTCCGCAGCAGGGGGCTGTACGACGTGACGTCCTTCTCGACCTGCCAGCTGATGCCGTCGGGGCTCGGCTCCGGGGTCGACGTGCGGAACACGCCCACGCCACCGATCGTGATGTGGCCGAGGCGGTCGTACTGGACGCCCTTGACCGAGCCCTGCATCCGCAGGACCACCTTCGACCACGGACCGCGGCAGGCGGCCGGGGGCGTGTAGGTGGAGGTGTACGGGTCGAAGTTCTTGAAGCCGTTCCGGACGATCTCCACCGAGCAATGCCGGGTGTTCGGCACCGCGACAGGCGGAGCCGGCGTCCGGGGATCGGAGTAGTCGCTGCCGAACTCCGGCGGCGGCGGGGCCGCCGTCGCCGGGGACAGGAATCCGAGGAATAGGACGGACAGTGAGACGAGAGCCACAGACCGTGCGCGCATGTTGCGGAAACGTAATCGAGATGGTGCGCGTGAGCAAGCGATCGCCATGGCCAGCGCTTGACCCGGACCATTACTGTTCGGTTACTTGACCCCCCGTGGAGGCCAGACATGAAGCCCGTTGCCGACGGTCCCCAGCTCGCGTTGCTCAGCAACCGCAAGGAACACCTCGCGCAGATGTTCCTCGATCGCGTCGCCGCGACGCCCGACCGTGAAGCTTTCAGAGCCCCGACGGGCGACGGCGGCTGGCGGTCCGTCAGCTGGCAGGAGACCGAAGTCCTGGTACGCCGCCGCGCCGCGGGGCTGGTCGCGCTGGGGGTCGAGCCGGAACAGCGGGTCGGTATCGCCGCCAGCACCCGGCTCGAGTGGGTCCAGTGCTACCTCGCGTCGATCCTCGCGGCCGCCGCGACCACGACGATCTACCCGACGACGATGGCGGCTGACGTGTCGTACATCGTGGCGGACGCCGAAGTACAGGTCGTCTTCGCCGAGGACGCCAGCCAGGTCGACAAGCTGCGCGCCCACAAGTCGGACACCCCGTCGCTGCACAAGATCGTGCTGCTCGACGGCGAACCCGACGAGCGCGACGGCGACTGGGTGATCACGCTGGCTGCGCTGGACGCCTTGGGCGCGAAGCAGCTGGAGGCCGAGCCGTCGACGGTCGATGACCGGATCGCGCAGGTCCGGCCCGAGCATCTGTGCACGCTCGTCTACACGTCGGGGACGACCGGCCGGCCGAAGGGTGTGCGGCTGCCGCACTCGGTCTGGACGTACGAAGGCGCGGCGGTGGAGGGCATCCGAGTGCTGAGCCCGGACGACCTGCAGTTGCTGTGGCTGCCGCTGTCGCATGTCTTCGGGCAGGTGCTGCTGGCCGTACAGTTCCAGATCGGCTTCGCGACGGCGATCGACGGGCGGGTCGACAAGATCGTCGAGAACGCGGCGGCGGTCCAGCCGACGTTCATGGCGGCGGCGCCGCGCGTCTTCGAGAAGGCGCACGGGCGGATCGTGACGATGATGGAGTCCGAGGGCGGGGTCAAGGCCAAGCTGTTCCACTGGGCCTTCGGGGTCGGTTCTTCTGTGTCGGCGTTGCGGCAGCAAGGGAAGGAGCCTGGCGGCGTACTGGCTGCTCAGTACGCTCTTGCCGACAAGCTCGTCCTGTCGAAGATCCGGGCGCGGTTCGGTGGGCGGATCCGGTTCTTCGTGTCCGGGTCGGCTGCTTTGGACAAGAAGCTCGCGGAGTGGTTCCACGCTGCTGGGCTGTTGATCCTCGAGGGGTATGGGCTGTCGGAGACTGCGGCTGGGTCGACTTTGAACCGGCCGGATCGGTACCGGTTGGGTAGCGTCGGGCCGATCTTCCCGGCGGCGGAGTTCAGGATCGCCGAGGACGGCGAGATCCTGATCAAGGGTCCTGGGGTGATGAGCGGCTATCACAACCTGCCGGAGCAGACGGCCGAGGTGATCGATGCCGACGGGTGGTTCCATACCGGGGACATCGGGCACTTCGAGGACGAGTTCCTCTTCATCACGGACCGGAAGAAGGACCTCTTCAAGACGTCTGGCGGGAAGTATGTCGCTCCGCAGGTGATCGAGGGGCGCTTCAAGATGATCTGCCCGTACGCCAGCCAGTTCCTTGTCCACGGCAACCAACGCAACTTCGTCAGCGCCCTGGTGACGCTCGACCCTGAAGCGATCCAGCCGTGGGCTGACGCGAACGGCCTGGCGGGGAAGTCGTACGCCGAGATCGTCACCTCTTCTGCCGCGCAGAAGCTCGTCCAGGGCTATGTCGACGAGTTGAACGCCGGCCTCAACCGCTGGGAAACCATCAAGAAATTCACCATCCTCGACCGCGACCTGACGGTAGAGAGCGGCGAGATGACCCCCAGCCTCAAGCTGAAGCGCAAGTACGTCGAGACGACCTACGGAGACCTCCTCGACAAAATGTACGACTAAGGAAACACCCCACGCCGGCTCCGCCGTCCGCTCCTTCGTCGCGTCCGCGTTCGCTGAGCTCCCGCCCACCCTGGGCGCGGGCTCCTACGTCGCCCGCTTGGTGACAGCGTTGCGTGGGAGCCCGCCGTTGCGGGTGACTGTGGTTGGGCGGACGTTGCGGCGCAGCCCCGCTTGGTCCGGCCGGTGTGGACGAGCTGACCCCACGCTGGCTCCGCCGTCCGCTCCTTCGTCGCGTCCGCGTTCGCTAGCTCCCGCCCACCCCGGAACGCAAGTTCCTCCGTCACCCGCTTGGCGAAGGCGATGGGTGGGCGCCCGGCGTTGGGGGGCGAGGTGGTTGTCGCCGTTGCGGCGCCGGCTCCGATTGAGTCGGCCGGCGCCGCGTTGTTGGCTTGGCTGCGTGGCTTCGGCGCCAAGCCATTGCCTATGACAACCGAACCGGTACTCGAGGACTAGCTGGTGCGGAAGGCGGTGGTGAAGTGGTCGGCGGCCTCTTGCTGGGCCTGTTGGGCCTTGTCGAGTACTGCGGCGGCGCCGAAGAACTCGTGCATCATGCCGTCGTAGCGGCTGCTGGTGACTGCAACGCCGGCTGTCTCCAGGTTCGTGGCGAACTGCTCGCCCTGGCTGCGTAGTACGTCGCGTTCGTCGGTGATCACGAGCGTTGCGGGGAGTCCTGCCAGCTCCTCCTTGCTGAGGTCTAGCAAGGCGATCCGGGGATCGGTGGCTGCTTCCGGTACGCCGTGGAAGGCGTGCATGGCCATCCACGATAGGAGCGGCCTGTTCAGCGGCCGGGCATCGGCCGCGTCCGCGAACGAGTCACCCCACTGCTCAGCTGTCGTCAGCGGATAGACCAGCACCTGGGCGACAGGCAGAGGTTCGCCGGCCTCCTGCAATTGCAGGGAGGTCGCCGCGGCGAGTGTTCCGCCGACCGACTCGCCACCGATGGCGATCCGGGCCGGATCGCCACCGAGTTGGCTGGCGTTGGTCTGGAGCCAGCGGTAGGTAGCGAGTACGTCGTCGTGAGCGGCCGGGAACACGTTCTCGGGTGCCCGTCGGTACTCGGGCGACACGACGATCGCGCCGGTCTTGTTCACCAGTCCGCGGCAGGAAGCGTCGTAGGTGTCCACGTCGTACAGGACGAACCCGCCACCGTGGATCCAGAGGATCACCGGCAACGGTGCCGATCCGGCACCTTCGGGCTGGTAGATCCTGACCGGCAGCTCGCCGCCGGCGGTGCCGAGCAGATTGATGTCTTCGACCGACCCGACCGGCTCGGGATCAGTCGACTTGCCATCAGCTTCAAGGATCTTGTGGACGGCGTCGACCAAGGTGGGCTGGCGGCGGGCTTGCTCGGGTTTGAGGATCTCGAGCGGCTTCGGGTCGAGACCGGCGAAAGTGTCGATGAGTCGCTGCGCTTGTGGGTCGAGCAGGCCGGAGGCATCGGTTCCGAGGACGTGGATTCGCCCGCTCGCCTTGTCGCGTAGCTTGTCGATTACTGCCGCACCTGCGTCGGCCAGCTTGTGGCCGAGGCCGCTCGACGGCCCGGCCGGGTGGGAGTAGGTCGGTGCTGTGCGTTTCGCCGCGAGGAACTCCTCGCCCAGTTCGGCCATTCGCTCGGCGCCGGCGCCGTAGCGCATTTCTGGCAGGAAGATCGTCTCTTCCTCGTTGGCGTGCTCGCGAATGTCCTTGATGATGGCGGCAAGCGCCCGCTCGAACTCGGGCTCGCCCGGCTCGGTCCGTTCGACGGTCTTGACGAGGTCCTTGACCTCCGCGTGCTCGGCGATCAGCTCCTCGGCGTCGTCGTTGCGGCCGAGGCGCTGGAGTTCGGGGTAGAAGGTGCGCTCTTCCGCATCGGCGTGCAGGGCGACCTGGAAGCAGATCTGATCGGCGAGGACCTGTCGGTCGCCACGACCAGCCTCGATGTGCTCGAAAAGCCGGTTCACCGCGGCATGGTCGTTGGTGATCATGTGGTCGACGTCGCCGGGTTGGGTCGGGTAAGGCAGTGCCATTGTCCGAGCTCCTGAAACCTAGTTGATGTGACGGTTGGTGCCTCGATGCCCGCGCCGTGCGCTCAGGTGCCGAGATCCGAGGGGTAGGAGGTCTCCCAGTCGCGTTGCTCGACCTCGAGATCCAGACCGGCGTCTTCGCCCTCGACGGTGACATGCGACATCGCCGTCGTGGGGGTGGCGCCGTGCCAGTGCCAGCCTCCGGGGGGATTGGTGATCACATCGCCCGCTCGCACCACGTGAACGGCGTTTTCGTCGGCGACGATGCCGACGCCTTCGGTGATGACGAGGTGCTGACCATGCTCGTGGCGATGCGGCACGGTGCGCGCGCCGGCCGAAAAGTGCACGCCCATCGACTTCTCGTCGGGCAGCGCACAGGGCAGCGGCTGGACCTTCACACCGTCGGGATCGTTGAACAGGGCCTTCAGCGCATCCGGGACCGGGCCGCCTTCAGCAGCGTCGGCAGTGGCGAACTCATCCATTTTTTACTCCTTATTGGCTCGGGGTACCGGATTCACAGTAGGAACTCGAGCAGGCAGGTAACAGTGGCGGATACGACGCATAAAGCATCATTTCCGACACCAGGCTGCCGGGCTCGGTGCTGTCCGCACCGAGCACGACAGTCCTGTCCGGAGGAGCGATCAGTTGAAAAGCGAGAGGGGAATCGAGTCGGCTAGGAGCTTGTAGCCCGCGTCGTTGGGGTGCAGGTTGTCGACGCTGGCGTAGGGAATCCGCATCGAGTCGGGGTTGAGCGGGTCGCGGATGGTCGCGTCGAAGTCGATGACGGCGTCAGCCGCGCCGCTGCTGCGGATCCAGTCGTTGACCGCGTGCCGCTTGGCGACCACGTCGGGCAGCGAGTAGGTGGTGAACAGCCCGCGGGCAGGGAAGATCAAGCTCCCGCTGGGCGTGATGGTGGTGGCGTAGACCTTGATGCCACGGGCGTGCGCGGCGTCGATGAGTTGCTGCATGCCGGCGATGACCTGCTCGGCGCTGATCGGCTCGGGGTGCCGGCCGGGAATTCCGATGAACGGCGGATTGGCCAGATCGTTGATGCCGGATTCGACGATGATGTATTTGACGTCGGTTCGGGACAGGACGTTGAGGTCCAGTGATTTCAGGGTGCTCGGCCCGATGTTGTCGAAGAGGAATCGCTGGCCGGCGACGCCTTCATTGAGCACCGAGACATTCTGGTAGGCGGAGTTCGCCTGCAGTCGCTCGGTCAGGAAATCGGGATAGCGGTTGTTCGCGTTGATGGTGGACATCAAACCGTCGGTGATCGAGTCGCCGAGAGTGACCACGCTGCGAGCAGTCGGTGCGCCGATGACATCGACTCCGCTGAGGAAATAGTACGAAATGCCGTTCGGGAGGAACGGGACCGATGTGAGTGGCAGGACCGGATTCATGCCGCTGACATTTCCGAGCGCCAGGTAGTTCACCTGGTTACCGATCGTGTGCTGGGTGGCTGCCCCGGTCAGGTTCGGGACGTAGAAGTCGATGACCAGGTTCTCCAGCGCGCGGACCGGGAACGGGACCGGATCGGAGTACCGGTCCTGACCGGCCGGAATCGTCACGGAGGTCGAACCGCCGAAGGTCAGCGGCTTGCTGCTGCCAGGGACGAACGCGGCGCCCTGGACCGCCGCGGCCAGAGTCGCGGCACTGACCAA
This region includes:
- a CDS encoding peptide-N4-asparagine amidase, translating into MRARSVALVSLSVLFLGFLSPATAAPPPPEFGSDYSDPRTPAPPVAVPNTRHCSVEIVRNGFKNFDPYTSTYTPPAACRGPWSKVVLRMQGSVKGVQYDRLGHITIGGVGVFRTSTPEPSPDGISWQVEKDVTSYSPLLRTTQPVVMELGNVVDQTYTGVLDIVVTLDFYTTGHGAPAARTANAVLPLTDQRREDSDLVGTATLPRNTSRLLGEVYVTGSGGGCEEFWDTSAPVETGYSCPDGSPYREVEVQIDGKTAGIALPYPYIYTGGWSNPYEWRPSPAPRAFDIKPLTYDLTPFAGLVSDGKPHEFRVHVVGVPAGQSGWFTVPNLHVWTDAHSKQTHGKLTSYAVSPLTKTDNVTGEPNAAGSVVMKASRSLKISGYVDTSAGRIRTTVERSITNDSKHVWEAGESRDTLDASWRDLSTVTTGARVDRTDLTYSKDGYISFLPNATIPGGYDVITDLAIADRSHTTSRLGPVTLADRRTEETYDGRAAWIYNVPRDQRHATGTQTVRYRATGTGGCYDHTLSAVNGIYTKDYYRC
- a CDS encoding cupin domain-containing protein translates to MDEFATADAAEGGPVPDALKALFNDPDGVKVQPLPCALPDEKSMGVHFSAGARTVPHRHEHGQHLVITEGVGIVADENAVHVVRAGDVITNPPGGWHWHGATPTTAMSHVTVEGEDAGLDLEVEQRDWETSYPSDLGT
- a CDS encoding alpha/beta hydrolase fold domain-containing protein, which codes for MALPYPTQPGDVDHMITNDHAAVNRLFEHIEAGRGDRQVLADQICFQVALHADAEERTFYPELQRLGRNDDAEELIAEHAEVKDLVKTVERTEPGEPEFERALAAIIKDIREHANEEETIFLPEMRYGAGAERMAELGEEFLAAKRTAPTYSHPAGPSSGLGHKLADAGAAVIDKLRDKASGRIHVLGTDASGLLDPQAQRLIDTFAGLDPKPLEILKPEQARRQPTLVDAVHKILEADGKSTDPEPVGSVEDINLLGTAGGELPVRIYQPEGAGSAPLPVILWIHGGGFVLYDVDTYDASCRGLVNKTGAIVVSPEYRRAPENVFPAAHDDVLATYRWLQTNASQLGGDPARIAIGGESVGGTLAAATSLQLQEAGEPLPVAQVLVYPLTTAEQWGDSFADAADARPLNRPLLSWMAMHAFHGVPEAATDPRIALLDLSKEELAGLPATLVITDERDVLRSQGEQFATNLETAGVAVTSSRYDGMMHEFFGAAAVLDKAQQAQQEAADHFTTAFRTS
- a CDS encoding SGNH/GDSL hydrolase family protein — protein: MLLLALAMATLGLTAAETTATAAPTEATQVTTDNWVGSWSATPMTPLGPDNTLGMPLTFAAQTLRQIVRPHLSGETARVRLTNRYGTQPITFQDAKIAKQVAGIDNLPAGLGVPPLPTSVNNFPGQLVSAATLAAAVQGAAFVPGSSKPLTFGGSTSVTIPAGQDRYSDPVPFPVRALENLVIDFYVPNLTGAATQHTIGNQVNYLALGNVSGMNPVLPLTSVPFLPNGISYYFLSGVDVIGAPTARSVVTLGDSITDGLMSTINANNRYPDFLTERLQANSAYQNVSVLNEGVAGQRFLFDNIGPSTLKSLDLNVLSRTDVKYIIVESGINDLANPPFIGIPGRHPEPISAEQVIAGMQQLIDAAHARGIKVYATTITPSGSLIFPARGLFTTYSLPDVVAKRHAVNDWIRSSGAADAVIDFDATIRDPLNPDSMRIPYASVDNLHPNDAGYKLLADSIPLSLFN
- a CDS encoding AMP-dependent synthetase/ligase — its product is MKPVADGPQLALLSNRKEHLAQMFLDRVAATPDREAFRAPTGDGGWRSVSWQETEVLVRRRAAGLVALGVEPEQRVGIAASTRLEWVQCYLASILAAAATTTIYPTTMAADVSYIVADAEVQVVFAEDASQVDKLRAHKSDTPSLHKIVLLDGEPDERDGDWVITLAALDALGAKQLEAEPSTVDDRIAQVRPEHLCTLVYTSGTTGRPKGVRLPHSVWTYEGAAVEGIRVLSPDDLQLLWLPLSHVFGQVLLAVQFQIGFATAIDGRVDKIVENAAAVQPTFMAAAPRVFEKAHGRIVTMMESEGGVKAKLFHWAFGVGSSVSALRQQGKEPGGVLAAQYALADKLVLSKIRARFGGRIRFFVSGSAALDKKLAEWFHAAGLLILEGYGLSETAAGSTLNRPDRYRLGSVGPIFPAAEFRIAEDGEILIKGPGVMSGYHNLPEQTAEVIDADGWFHTGDIGHFEDEFLFITDRKKDLFKTSGGKYVAPQVIEGRFKMICPYASQFLVHGNQRNFVSALVTLDPEAIQPWADANGLAGKSYAEIVTSSAAQKLVQGYVDELNAGLNRWETIKKFTILDRDLTVESGEMTPSLKLKRKYVETTYGDLLDKMYD